The Kocuria turfanensis genome contains the following window.
CGATCACCCACGCGAGGGCGGCCTGGGCGGTGGGGGTGCCCTCCGGCAGCAGCTCGGAGAACTCCCGGACCGCCTCGAGGCCGCGCTCGAAGTCGACCCCGGAGAATGTCTCGCCGACGTCGAAGGCGCCGCCGGTGCGGTTGTAGTTGCGGTGGTCGTCCTCCGCGAACCGGGTGTCCTTCGTGTACTTCCCGGAGAGCAGGCCCGAGGCCAGGGGCACCCGGGCGATGATCCCGACGCCGGCCTCCCGCGCCGCCGGCAGCACGGCGTCCAGCGGCTTGAGCCGGAAGGCGTTGAGGATGATCTGCACCGTGGCGGTGTTCCCGCGCGCGATCGCGGCCAGGGCCTCGTCGGTGCGCTCCACGCTCACGCCGTAGTGGCGGATCGCGCCCTCCTCCACGAGGGTGTCCAGCGCGTCGTAGACCTCCTGGTCGCTGTAGACCGGCGTGGGCGGGCAGTGCAGCTGGACCAGGTCGAGGGTGTCGGTGCCCAGGTTCCGCCGGGAGCGGTCCACCCACTGCCGGAAGTGGGCCAGGACGTAGTTCTCGGGGACCT
Protein-coding sequences here:
- a CDS encoding aldo/keto reductase, translated to MEHRTLGRTGRTVSTVGLGTWQLGADWGEVEPAEATAVLEAAVESGVNFFDTADVYGDGRSEQTIGAFLQEHPELDVTVATKMGRRVDQVPENYVLAHFRQWVDRSRRNLGTDTLDLVQLHCPPTPVYSDQEVYDALDTLVEEGAIRHYGVSVERTDEALAAIARGNTATVQIILNAFRLKPLDAVLPAAREAGVGIIARVPLASGLLSGKYTKDTRFAEDDHRNYNRTGGAFDVGETFSGVDFERGLEAVREFSELLPEGTPTAQAALAWVIAQDGVSTVIPGARSVEQARANASAADTGSLGRDLDEGVRRIYDAHFRESVHPRW